GTCCGCGGAGCGGGAGGCATAGGTTCGGTCATAGATTGATGCACTGATGTCCTAGGCAGCCTGTCTTAAGGAGCCAAGGGTCGTTCAGGAGATAGAGCTCGCCATGGCGGACGCTGCCAGGAATGAGGCCGAGTAGGGTCACAAGCGCCTCGAAGCTGAGTGCCAGAGCCTCCACTCCACTTGCGCCTATGAGTCTTCTTCTGCTTCTATCCTGCTTTCGTTTGGTCATAGTGCTTCGTCATGAACCTGTTGTATCTTCAGGGCTATCCGTGAAGGCGCTCTAGGACTAGGAGGAGAGGGTGGTCATGGACTAGAGGGCCTAGGAGGTGGCCACCTAGCTGGTGACACTGACCGCCTCTACGCAGGCTCTCTACAACACCGTGCTTGGCGTCGGCTGGGGGAACGCCCAGCTGGCACTCCATCTTGACGAGGCTTGCCTCCAAGTGGGCCCCTGATCTCTGAGGGGATCCACTATGGAGTGCTCGCCGCCTTAACGTCAGTTGGCTCACACTATGATGGCGTCGATTTTGAAGCTGTCGGGCAAGGATACGCATTGAAGAAGTCTGACTATGACATCCTTGCCATTAGCAAAGCCATTGTTCATGGAGTGGAAGCCCTTGCGTGCAAGGTCTCGGCCGCCGCCATCCACGCCCAACATCAGAGCCTCGATGCATGAAAAGTGTTAGTTTAGGTGTCTATGTACTTTGGGCTATTCAATTGTGATGAACATGTTGCACTTGTGTGCATATGGTGTTTAATTAGCGCATATGTCTATCTGTTTTGACGTTTTCTTGTTCCTCTCGTTCTGGTTAGGAATGTGCTCCATTCCCTTTAGCCTTGTGCACGTAGGTATGTGTTTTAGCCTAGGGGTTGGCCTATAGGACCAAACATTATGTGACCCGGTGGCATGGTCAAGACGTCAGGGGTAGGTCGCAGATCCGCTGTGATGTGAGAGGAAAGCGAGCAGAGGGCAAGAGTTCCATTTTTCCTTGTCCCTTTTGCCTAAGACAAAACAGCGTTCCATTCCCCTCCGTACTCATGGATGAGTGCTTGACCTTGCCCTAGAGCTGGTCCGCGGGGCTTGGTCTGAGTGGCCTCTTGGTGCGATCGAGGTGTTGAGAAACATGTCACCGGTTCGTCGCAGTGCATGGTGTGAACAGAAAAATTTGAAACATGTCTCTTGAATGATGACAAACAGTGCTACACCATAAAGTATATGTACATGTGCCTATATGTGTAGCCCCCACGAGTGAGTCGTGGCTAACCGATGGCGCTAGTTGGGATGGGTCACTCAGAAAGCAAATGAGGCTAAAAGAGGCTGTGGGTTTCATGTTCTCCGGTTTAATCTATAGGTCGACCCAAAGTTTCTAAAACTATGAGTGAGTCTACACATGTATGAGAATGTGCTTGGGTAGAGAGGTTAAGGATAGAGTTGACGTAATAGATTGGCGTTCAGGAAGCCGTTGTAGATCCTGCTGTCATCGCTCGGAGCGTGGCGAGCCCCCAAGCGCATGTTCTTGGTAGGGTCATTGCGGTTCTCGAGCTGCAAGCCGATGAGGACGCTTCTCTATTGTCTAGAGGGGTCACAGTTGGCCCAGGTCGTATTCCTGGCGTTTCTCAGATCGACCCTCGCCGCTTCGACGTCCTCGGCGGGCTCATGAGCCCCCGAGGACGGCTTCTTCATGTTTGGTCTAGGAACGACCTCGACCACGATGGCTCGAGCGCTTGGATGCTCGAGATCTTGTCTTGCGGCTGCTTCATGGCCGTGGCTTCTTCGCTTGTTGACGTTCGTCTGGCTAAAGTCGCTGCCCGTGTTGGTGAGCTTGTGGGACCTGAAACTGTGAGTGCGAGCTCTGAACATGATGTGGCACAGTCTGCATGATGTGGCATGATGCATGTTTAGGGGGGCCGCACCCTCGGAGGTGTTGCTTCCATGGGGAAGCTAGCACGCCTCATGAGTGTGGCAGACGGCTAGTCCTACTCGAGTGGTTTGGCCTTGACTCTAATCTTGACCCCACAGGGCAGGGTGCCAGACGGCCGCATTGTTGCTCATGACAGGACCGTGTGGCGATGGATGGTTCCATCACTGATGTGCGCCTTGAGCAGCCACGTCTTGCTGGCGGTGAAGACGTTGCTCGGGGCATGGTCCTGCCATGGGATCCAGGCTTCCAAGATGGAGGGCCTAGCTGGGATAGAAGTTGGAGGCAGGCGTTAGCCTCTCAAGGTTCCCTAGGTGGAAGTGACCGCTGAGGCCCATTCCGAGGGCGAGTTCATCGTAGGCCGCGGGTCTTAGGTTTTTGGGGCAGAATGTCTACCCATGGCTAGAGGCGAAAGAGGGTGCTGGCCCCCCTACATGGATGAACTCTAGGATGCGGCCACCGAGGGTTGTTCCAAGAGCATGTCCACCATAGACCATGGAGTCTAGGCCTCCAAGGTGGAGGACCTGGCCGGGGATAAAGGCGAATGTGGGCGTTGGCCCATCGATGTTGGCGAACTCAGGGTTCCCAAGGCGGATGCGATCATCGGAGGCCATTCTATGGGTGAGTCCATCAAGggtgcgaggagccatcgcttccttctcaacaaggAGAGTGCGTGACTATCCCctatctggcgcgccaactatcagtgttttgtcaatcgactagtgaatttatacgtGTGTCACGCTACTCTAGGAAGATGGTGGTAGCATCCAAAGTCACAAGaaattatactggtttaggcagagccctatgtccagtctcaaaGAGAGTTTGAGTTCATGTTCCTCGGTTGAATGctttgaagttcttacaatggggtgtGTAAGCTAAGGAAAGAGGTAGGAGTGAGGTGGATGAATGCCCGAATGAAGTCTTGAGAGTCTGTCCCCTGGTTGGAAGGCCTggcgcccttatatagagttcgggggcCAGGTTACATACAGAGAGAGGTTCTCCTGACCGAGTgatcgtgagcctgagggagaaACTAGTAAGCTTGGCTTGCAAGGAAGGTTGTCTTGTCCTGGTGTCAGTGCACGTCCTGGTACGGTCGTCATCATGGTCTTGCTTCCACGTTATGGCATGGCGTGGCGTGATGCTACAGTGCTGGTCGTAACGGCAATGTTGGCATGGTGTTGATTCACCAACTATTCTGCATGACATGGTCCTACTGTAGCCTTCATCATCATCTCCTGTTCTCCTAGAGGCGTCATGGTGATAGTACGGGAGTAGGTAGCTGCTCCCGTGTTGTCAGTCACCTTTGGTGGTCATTGTTGTTTTTGAGGTGGTGCCGGAGTGtgtgtctccggtggctcgggtggactcaagaacacaagaatcataaaggggacgcaacggtttatcctagttccggccaatcgatgccctacgaccagcagctgatgatccatatattcaagagcacccaaaatctgggGGTTTATAGCAGAGTGtataggagaaagagagagatttgaTAGGGGATCGCTCGGTGCTGATCCTAGGGATGCCTCGCCGCCGGTGGAACCTTccccctcatcggagaggaggaagatgatggatCGGTGGaggggctctcggtgcccctctctgggttgctctgctctcggtgTGGAGCTCGAGTGGAACGGTGTGGACGCGAATGACCTGTCTCGGATCGTCCTCCCCCTCTTAGGATCCGACCTATCCCTTATATtctgagataggtcgggtacatggtggtttatgggagttgagcctatggtctacatgtgccGGAGTCCAATAGGGTCTTGCAGTAGCGCTCTGTGGATTGTGGCGATGTCGTGGAGTCGAACAAGCCCTGGGCGTCGTTcggctgctctgttctaacacACCGAGTGTCAGGCTGtatcggcttggaccggcctccctcgTGTGCGCCGTCTGGAGGcatcttggtggcgaaggaggctAGCACGAGGGGCTGACATGCGTGTccaagagcccccgagcccctagaggcCACGGAGGAGTTTGTCTTCTTGCGTCACGCCACGTGCGTGATCCTGTCAGAGGAGTGGTTGACAGCGCCGCGCCTACGGGGCAGCGCCAGGGAGCCCCCTAGCCTTCGTGGCTCGGGGCGTACCTTCTTGTGCCCAGGCCTTGGCTGGAGCCGGAGTCCGGTAGGATGACAAGGATCGGGTCCAAGCTCCTATCGATCGGGAGCCTAAGGCTTggtcgagccctcgagccccgagCGAAGGCGGCGGTCATGCTCGGGCTCAGCCAGATTCCTTAGCCTAGGGTACGCTCGAGCGTATCCGAtgagtatagcccccgagcccccggtgaTCCTAGAAGGGTCGGTCGGGGGGGTCTCTTGGTCGGGAACCTTTGATcatgaggcttaacatacctatatCTTAGGATCTTGTCACCTCTCAGGGGTCGAGACAGGGGAGAGGTCGTGCGGTGCTGCGTAGCATGCAGTggaaggagaaggaagaggtcgAGAAGGGAGAGGTCATGGTGGACCCTTTGTCCTAGTGTCTGGCCTGGAGCCTTTGCAGCTTTGGCGGGCCGAGGCTGCTGGGCCTcggccagctgggccgtccgagaAGCTCACTATTCGATCGGTGCCTTGAGATACCTGGGGTGTTATAATCCTGACACTTACTTTTTTATTTTTACAATGATCCATGAGTCAAATGCTCGACAAAATACCAAACAATATGTGCATTGTTTGAACAGTAAAGAATCTACTTTTGGGCTGCAACATTTGGGAACAACATTCAAATCCACAAAACACCAAGAACTCAGGTGGTTTAGTATATGTTGTGCATTTTTATTTATGATGAAAGAGTAGCGATGCTACCACTGTGTATTGCATGTCTTTTCAATTCTTGCCTCAATGtttattttgaattaaataatggTAGAACTAGGTAGTTCAGAAACATATATAATATAGTTTGTGGTTATTTAATTATTTTCTGTAATAGCTTATACTGGTATTTGATATTGAGGCTATAATGTTATGAGAAAAAACTATAATCCCGTGTGAATGCTTGGGTGGATGTAGTATACTGAATTGGAGGTGGCACGGTACTGACATTAATAACATAATCTTACCATCTCAATATAATGCCGGCCAGATTCTTCGTGGTGAGGACATTTTTCCCCTGTTACAATCTCTAAAATCAGAACACCCAAACTGTATATATCTGACTTGGGTGTTATTTCAGATGACCTAGTGTCACGTGTAGTTTCTGGCGCCATGTATCCGCTGCATGACAGCATTTGAATATGTCATTACCGAACTAATGCTAAAAAAGTTTCGGCTCCCctctaaaaatatgaaatgcagtTGTGGATATAAAATACAAGCAACTAGAGATTTTTTTCCCCAAAAATAGCTGTTTTGGGATTATGAGATTTTTTTGGAGAAAAACTTAAGCAACTTTAGTGCTTTGGATTGGAGAAGTTTTGAATTATGTCAAgaaaaaaagttttgaatacatactctctctctctttttgctttTGGCAACTGGAATATGCAGTGAATTACCTTGAACCGACAGCTGTCGTAAGATGAGGTCCTGTTTTAGGGACGATCCTTGATAGACCAAAATCCCCAAGCTTTGGGACCATATTATCATCTAGCAAAACATTGCCCGGTTTCAAATCCCTGTGGACAATGGGGGCATTATGACATCCTTGGTGAAGGTGGTGTAGGCCCTTGCAAATGCCTTGTATCACTAAGTAACGGATTTGCCAATCAAGTCCACAAGATTTATCTGCACAGAGATACAAATGTAAGGCAAAGAAAGAAAATGAatattgcaaaaaaaaattatttactTCATCATACCTTTCCACATCCAGTCCTCCAGACTTCTGTTTAACAACTCGTAGCAGAGCAAACTCTCTGTCACGTCTACTAGCATGTATTTGCTTGGATTCTTGGCATCAGGAACAGGTACTTGTCTTGTCTCGTGGCAGAAGCCCACAAGTCTTACTATATTTTCATGCTCAATATTCTTAAGATGCTCCTCGCtcttaatttgtttcatttggtCTGTTGAATGATGGTTGAGTCTCTTCACAGCTACAAATTCCCCATTTGCAAGCTTTCCCTGCACAACTTCAATGccttagtactccctccgttccaagaTGTAAGACATTTTATTTggttttttttagatacataacttatgttatgcatttagatatatattatgtttagatatatagtaaaaaacaatgtatttagaaaagtgAAAATGTCTTCTAATTTAGAACGGGAAAGTACTAAAATACATTTTGGTATCTGAAGTGCTTCATCAACATTGAAAAGGCAATGCTTGACCGTACCTTGTAAACAACACCGAAGGCACCTTTACCAATTTCTTCTTTGAagttatttgtgatgttttccaTCTCCTGAAAAGACATTTTCCATACTTGGAGATGCTCAAAACCCTGTATATTGCGCTCACATGAAAACATTTTAGGTATGAGCCAGTAGATATATATTTAAGTGCAACAGAGATGAATAGTAGTGGATATTACTTAGGAACACATGCACAGTACATTTGTGTATACTTTTTTGTAACGATGTAtgtgtatatacatatatgtgcGGCTGTGCGCATACATAAATGCTTATGTGCACCTTACCTTGTGAGCTTCGGTCTGCTTCAGTGTAAGGGTGATATCCACTGTATCAGGCCTTTTGTATCTATCATGCTCCCTGCAGAGCAGTGCAATCTCAGTGCATGTCTTCACTTGTTCACAGTAGGCATCTAGTGTGGAACCCCTGAATGTGGACTGAAGTCTTCTCCTCCAATTTACACGTACCTGAAAAATCAGATTTgtaataataataaagaaaagcaCGATCATGCATACTGTATGAAACAGCATTCGTTACCAGATCAATGAACTCGTCTCTAGGCATCTCCCCAACGCTGTAATTATAATATCCCTCGTCCCCCGTGACTATCTTTATCATTACAACCCCGAGGCTGAATATGTCAAATTTCTTTGAGACTATCAGATTCTCGATGAATTCTGGAGGCATATATCCCCTGCATACCACAGAACGGGTTTTGTAAAGAGCACATTTCTTTTGCGTAGAAAAAAGACGATACTCCAACATGGCACATCCATCTTACATCGTTCCAATCATAGACGGACTTATCACATCATCAGGTTGATCGTGATCGAAGAACCTGGAGAGCTTGAAACTTGCAAGTTTTGGTTTCATATCGTAATCCAGTAATATATTCTTAGGTTTTAAGTTCAGATGGAGAACATGAGCAGGTTCGTGATCGTGATGAAGATACTTTAAGCCCTCGCATGTGCCCTTGATAATTCTGTAACGTGTAGGCCAGTCAAGCCCGTGACTTTCATCTACAGAAAATTAACAAACACTGTATTGATCAAATGCAAACACGGATAACTACTCTTAATTATTCTTTAAGTATGCTTAAGAACGTATAGTGGATGTGGAGAACCATGGAAAGTACCAGAAATATGCTTCTCAAGGCACCCATTGTGAAAATATGGTAAGCAGAGTGCTTGATGCATCTCCTGAGCCATAACCGGTTTTCCGTTGTACTCCACAAGTACACTTTCTGTTTCATCGCAGAAGGCAACAGGCCTTACAATGTTCGGATGCTTAGGTCTGCCAAGTGCAATGATCTCCTTATGCAGGAATGTGTCGTTAAATCCCATGGACCGAAATAGCTTCACAGCAATTTCTTCTCCATTTGTATGCACTCCCTATTCAAGATTTGTTAGTTATCATCAGTACTGTACCACACAGCACACCTGATATTTTGCTACTAACTGTACCATTGACAAGCAGGAAAACATAAGTGGCAAGCTCTACATGAATATATTCTTCTTGACACGTTGTTGCTGCTAAATTTTACTGGAAATGAATATGGATCTAACAATAATGGACACAAAGTGTGTGAAGGTACAGTTCATGACACCTTGTATCCTGTATTATTTATTGGTCGTACTTGTTCTGAGTTCAAAACCATGCATACATGATCTTACCTTATAAACTACTCCATGCCCGCCGCTACCAATCACCCGTTCCTCCGAAAAATCATTAGTGATTTCTCTCAACTGTTGGAACCTTAGACGTGTTACCCCCGCCTGTTCAAAGTCGGAAGCCATGGTGCCGTTTCTGCTGGTAAGAAACCACAATTCTGCATGGGTCAATTTGATGAAGCAAATATACTAACAGTTTACTGGGAGAACACAGAACAGTAGCACCTACAACGATTTATGGTCAAAGTCTGAAAGAGCATGGGCATGGCAGTTAGAGACAGGAGGGCATCATGGTAATCTTACTCTACAGCTGAAAGCTGCAGGATAGAAGGAAGAAGATACTAACCTGGCCGGACCAAGAGAGCTGAGGAGCTGAGGGAAACAAAATTAGCTGGATCGAGCTTAGTAATTAGAGGAGAGAGCTGCAGGCAGACAAATCTAGACGACCCACTCAATTTGCAGGTTCACCTTGCGGCTTGGTCAACGCTAGCCGCTGGCTACCTTGGTTGTCATGCTACACCAGCGGAATCAGGGGCCGAAGCTCCTCATCTTGCTCGATCTGCCTCTCACCTGGAGCTGCTACTTGCTGTGTGCGCTCAATATTTTTAGGAATGGGAAaatggggaagaagaagaagagagctcaGAGGAAGATGGCTGCTAGCCTGCTACCTGCTGTGCGTAGCGTGGAGGGAGGAGATGGTTCTGCTCCGTGCCCACCAGCAAAGCCAAATACATCGCCGGGGTCAGCAGCAACTTTGCTAGCTGCCTGCTGTATTGGTTTGTTTTCTTACTCTTGCTTTACAACTACTAGCACTTGTTTATTTGCAACAACTGCGCCATTTTCGAAGCTGCCGCGTTGTCCCAGAGCCCAATCACGTGCGCGCCATGGGATGACACTACGCCAGATTTCCACTGTAGTAAGAGGGGCATATTTACTTAGGGGCGGCTagggttgggggcgcccctacagtgggcgtcctcgggccccagcaacccagccgcccctatagatggcactataggggcggctggtaacctgagccgcccctacagttgaggctgatctgtaggggcggctcaatcaccagccgcccctgcagtgcccatttgtcttttttcaaattttaaaatttgaaagtttcaaattttaaaatttgaaagttcaaatttagtcaaatgataagatgaccaaaataaaagttgtaaatcttgatgagttaaacaacttttgtattcatcacttttacatctgaaatcatttagggttttaacattttgtttgaacttgtcaaatttcaaattttaaattttaaaatgtgtaaaacattgtcacatccaagtttgatcaaacttaaatgctgaagcatgattttagaaatttttaggaacaaaaaccatcacatttggagttagtatgagggagaacaacaaGTTACAAAGTTTATTCATAGAttgaaaagagaaatcacaccatctagatgatccttacatgatcatagtgaacagtgtgattttttttttaatctgtaggtcaactttgtaactagtttttcttcctcatactaactccaaatctgatgaatttttttcctaaaattttctaaaatcattctctatcaatttattttgttggttttgtcaatatatacatatgaaaagtttgagcaatttaaattttgaatttcaaaaaaatgcaagttcagacaagattttggtaccccaaatgatttcagttgaaaaagtgataaataccaaagttgaataactcatcaagatctacaacatttgtgttgatcatttcttcatatgacaaagtggtaatgatattgttcacaaatgtgacacatctctcataaggttttataaactatatgagacatgtgtaagattagtgaacaatgtgtgctaataatttgtcaaatgaagaaatgaccaaaataaaagttgtagatattcatgagttgaacaactttggtattcatcacttcttatgttcaaattattttgggtctcaaattttggttcgaacttgtcgtttttcaaaattttaaatttgaaaggttcaaatttagtcaaatgacaagataaccaaaataaaagttgtagatcttgatgagttgaacaacttttgtattcatcacttttacatctgaaatcatttagggttttaacatttggtttgaacttgtcaaattttaaaatgtgtaaaacattgtcacatccaagtttgatcaaacttaaatgctgaagcatgattttagaaaattttaggaaaaaatatcatcatatttggagttagtatgagggagaacaactagttacaaagtttacccacagattaaaaagagaaatcacactgttctagatgatccttacatgatcatagtgaacagtgtgatttctttttttaatctgtgggtcaactttgtaactagtttttcttcctcatactaactccaaatctgatgattttttttcctaaaattttctaaaatcattctctatcaatttattttgttggttttgtcaatatatacatatgaaaagtttgagcaatttaaattttgaatttaaaaaaaatgcaacttcagacaagattttggtaccccaaatgatttcagctgaaaaagtgataaataccaaagttgaataactcatcaagagcTACAAcatttgtattggtcatttcttcatatgacaaagtggtaatgacattgttcacaaatgtgacacatctctcataaggttttacaAACTATATGAAACATGTgcaagattagtgaacaatgtgtgctaagaatttgtcaaataaagaaatgaccaaaataaaagttatagatattcatgagttgaacaactttggtattcatcacttcttatgttcaaattattttgggtctcaaattttggttcgaacttgtcgtttttcaaaatttcaaatttgaaaggttcaaatttagtcaaatgacaagataaccaaaataaaagttgtagatcttgatgagttgaacaacttttgtattcatcacttttacatctgaaatcatttagggttttaaaatttggtttgaacttgtcaaattttaaaatgtgtaaaacattgtcacatccaagtttgatcaaacttaaatgctgaagcatgattttagaaaattttaggaaaaaatatcatcatatttggagttagtatgagggagaacaactagttacaaagtttacccacagattaaaagagaaatcacactgttctagatgatccttacatgatcatagtgaacagtgtgatttctttttttaatctgtgggtcaactttgtaactagtttttcttcctcatactaactccaaatctgatgattttttttcctaaaattttctaaaatcattctctatcaatttattttgttggttttgtcaatatatacatatgaaaagtttgagcaatttaaattttgaatttcaaaaaaatgcaacttcaaacaagattttggtaccccaaatgatttcagctgaaaaagtgataaataccaaagttgaataactcatcaagagcTACAAcatttgtattggtcatttcttcatatgacaaagtggtaatgacattgttcacaaatgtgacacatctctcataaggttttacaAACTATATGAAACATGTgcaagattagtgaacaatgtgtgctaagaatttgtcaaataaagaaatgaccaaaataaaagttatagatattcatgagttgaacaactttggtattcatcacttcttatgttgaaatcattttgggtctcaaattttggttcgaacttgtcgtttttcaaaatttcaaatttgaaaggttcaaatttagtcaaatgacaagataaccaaaataaaagttttagatcttgatgagttgaacaacttttgtattcatcacttttacatctgaaatcatttagggttttaaaatttggtttgaacttatcaaatttcaaattgtaaaatgtgtaaaacatcgtcacatccaagtttgatcaaacttaaatgctgaagcatgattttagaaatttttaggaaaaaacaccatcacatttggagttagtatgagagagaataattagttacaaagtttacccacagattaaaaagaaaaatcacactgttctagatgatccttatatgatcatagtgaacagtgtgatttctttttttaatctgtgggtcaactttgtaactagtttttcttcctcatactaactccaaatctgatgatttttttccctaaaattt
Above is a genomic segment from Miscanthus floridulus cultivar M001 chromosome 3, ASM1932011v1, whole genome shotgun sequence containing:
- the LOC136541475 gene encoding receptor like protein kinase S.2-like, whose product is MASDFEQAGVTRLRFQQLREITNDFSEERVIGSGGHGVVYKGVHTNGEEIAVKLFRSMGFNDTFLHKEIIALGRPKHPNIVRPVAFCDETESVLVEYNGKPVMAQEMHQALCLPYFHNGCLEKHISDESHGLDWPTRYRIIKGTCEGLKYLHHDHEPAHVLHLNLKPKNILLDYDMKPKLASFKLSRFFDHDQPDDVISPSMIGTMGYMPPEFIENLIVSKKFDIFSLGVVMIKIVTGDEGYYNYSVGEMPRDEFIDLVRVNWRRRLQSTFRGSTLDAYCEQVKTCTEIALLCREHDRYKRPDTVDITLTLKQTEAHKGFEHLQVWKMSFQEMENITNNFKEEIGKGAFGVVYKGKLANGEFVAVKRLNHHSTDQMKQIKSEEHLKNIEHENIVRLVGFCHETRQVPVPDAKNPSKYMLVDVTESLLCYELLNRSLEDWMWKDKSCGLDWQIRYLVIQGICKGLHHLHQGCHNAPIVHRDLKPGNVLLDDNMVPKLGDFGLSRIVPKTGPHLTTAVGSSGYMAPETTRDTRSSEITPKSDIYSLGVLILEIVTGEKCPHHEESGRHYIEMVRKARKQNSYVASRYPLLEDHLLQQVKNWISIGLRCAEELRERRPPIEHIINFLETESLNSTDTSEEKVTKMSFKELEDVTNKFSVQHGKSIFGAIYKGTRVNGDDIIVIKLKEQMRLSPAQFESEVNRMSFKNNNILQIKGYCEEIHAGQVRQRLLCYEFFQESLGAIIYGAESLTQLDWEARYKIIKGICQALKYLHEECEDAPQVHMGITPTNIWLDDEMVPKLGVCGLSRFFAKDQTQIYNEEIVESRGYVAPEHVELTKMTTKSDIYSLGVLIVEIVTGQMCPSSDNGSAASFIANVHKTWMNDFHVATKYLSLDAECLQQVKRCIKIGVQCAEISPDKRPTAGEIIPMLEKGSTSKPGFWNALCSSVCAKT